Proteins encoded by one window of Bacillota bacterium:
- a CDS encoding HAMP domain-containing protein: MGIRTKLFVLIIIGVFAMLLTVIVFLLFNQYRLFQAMITDSLTAAEGIVASELDGRAQQALGISMAVAGMPEIIEGAISQERRAIVDTVVSIYESVHHAFGVDVLHVRAPYDTSLVRGQNPEVYGDVQSRGGIVDAARLGQPLYGFDRGPFGMGMRGWAPIKAGNTVVGTVETNIPFTENLLRGIHESVNAEIAVFVPSNGGYELLTATAGTAQVPVLNDITFDFTDTRHLTWNWAYSYFPVVSYDGTELAVVTIFQDIAEYQRMILTQTLQLIVVLVVGAIGFTGLLLYLVGRILTPLQMVGRAAETIASGDLTVVVPSVESRDEVGMLVGAFTKMVGSLKQMIGSVSETVNEISSASQQLASSTEQSRSSIRQVSDTADDFDSAAAAMRDITAAIDGIASVAEQGNTAVQQAVQGTAELQETMGRLTDFITILEQRSEEIGRIVEMINAVAEQTNLLALNAAIEAARAGEEGRGFAVVAEEVRKLAERSADATEEITQLINAIQQETQEAVAGMSQSSAQVEKTSEIVSQSGEALHRIIAAVNGVTDLIGSASRSIAQINSASQEITAAAEEQFTTMDEIAETSQELRQMAAKLQELSSQFKV; encoded by the coding sequence ATGGGAATAAGAACAAAGCTATTTGTCCTGATTATCATCGGGGTTTTCGCGATGCTCTTAACAGTAATCGTTTTTCTTTTGTTTAACCAATATCGCCTGTTTCAGGCGATGATCACCGATAGCCTCACTGCAGCGGAAGGGATAGTGGCTAGTGAACTCGATGGAAGGGCACAACAGGCCCTGGGCATTTCCATGGCTGTGGCAGGAATGCCGGAGATCATCGAAGGTGCCATCAGTCAAGAACGAAGGGCTATCGTAGATACAGTAGTATCCATCTACGAAAGTGTGCACCATGCCTTTGGCGTCGACGTTCTTCATGTCCGGGCTCCCTATGATACCTCCCTAGTTAGGGGGCAAAACCCCGAGGTCTATGGGGATGTGCAAAGCCGGGGAGGAATTGTCGATGCCGCCCGCCTCGGTCAACCCCTTTACGGGTTTGATCGGGGTCCCTTTGGGATGGGAATGCGGGGCTGGGCTCCCATCAAGGCCGGGAATACCGTAGTAGGCACAGTGGAAACCAATATTCCCTTCACAGAAAACCTCCTCCGGGGGATTCACGAATCTGTCAATGCAGAGATCGCGGTGTTTGTACCTAGTAACGGGGGATATGAACTGTTAACGGCTACTGCGGGAACAGCCCAGGTCCCGGTACTCAATGATATCACCTTTGATTTCACCGACACCCGTCATCTTACCTGGAACTGGGCCTACAGCTACTTCCCGGTAGTGAGCTACGATGGCACGGAACTGGCAGTAGTGACTATCTTCCAAGACATCGCTGAATATCAGCGGATGATATTAACCCAAACCCTACAATTGATTGTGGTACTGGTTGTGGGTGCCATCGGGTTTACCGGATTGCTGCTCTATCTTGTGGGACGGATTTTGACTCCTTTGCAGATGGTCGGTAGGGCCGCTGAAACCATTGCCTCTGGCGATCTAACGGTAGTTGTCCCCTCGGTGGAAAGTCGGGATGAAGTAGGGATGCTGGTGGGAGCCTTCACTAAAATGGTCGGTTCCCTCAAGCAGATGATCGGGTCTGTCTCTGAAACGGTGAATGAGATCAGTTCTGCTAGTCAACAATTGGCATCCTCGACAGAACAATCTCGCTCCTCCATACGTCAGGTATCTGATACTGCCGATGACTTTGATTCTGCGGCAGCCGCAATGCGGGATATTACCGCAGCCATCGATGGCATAGCCAGCGTTGCAGAACAGGGCAATACCGCTGTTCAACAAGCGGTTCAAGGTACGGCGGAGCTGCAGGAGACAATGGGCAGGCTTACGGACTTTATCACCATCTTGGAGCAGCGGTCTGAAGAGATCGGCCGCATTGTCGAGATGATCAATGCCGTTGCCGAGCAGACTAATCTCCTGGCCCTCAATGCTGCCATCGAGGCGGCTCGGGCTGGAGAAGAGGGACGAGGCTTTGCCGTTGTCGCGGAGGAGGTACGCAAATTGGCGGAACGTTCCGCCGATGCCACAGAAGAGATCACCCAGCTGATTAACGCCATCCAGCAGGAAACCCAGGAGGCTGTAGCCGGGATGTCCCAGAGTTCAGCGCAGGTGGAGAAGACCAGTGAAATAGTCAGCCAAAGTGGTGAGGCGCTGCACCGCATCATAGCAGCCGTTAACGGTGTTACCGACTTGATTGGTAGCGCATCCCGCAGCATTGCCCAGATCAATAGCGCTAGCCAAGAGATTACCGCTGCCGCGGAGGAACAGTTTACGACCATGGATGAAATTGCAGAAACATCCCAGGAGTTAAGACAGATGGCAGCAAAGCTGCAGGAATTGAGCAGTCAGTTTAAGGTGTAG
- a CDS encoding glycoside hydrolase family 2 protein encodes MREIPFNFDWEFSDHTTRWFAFGWQTQKVDLPHDYIINKPRTPDSPGGASNGFFPEGQGSYTKHFDMPQEWVGKTVLLAIDGAYMNSEVFLNGDKLFHHPYGYTAYQVDLTEKLRTDITNTLFITTQSLQPSTRWYSGGGLYREVNIWLGGKQYIHPWDVFVTTSEVSAERAVVNAAVEITNTLEEEYEGEVDISIIGEDGSAVSEGHERVTLRSKDKTPISIDLTVPSPLLWDVDEPHLYTLRVVLRVEGEEADVSETTFGIRTIEIDAKNGFRLNGRKLKLRGGCIHHDNTLLGACAFPRAEERKVQILKDAGYNALRTAHNPPSRALLDACDRIGILVIDETFDQWRIQKNPLDYHLYFEKWWQHDTRAMVLRDRNHPCIYCWSIGNEIPELFGVSDGAYWTKVQADYVRSLDPTRPVTAAAHGFYPPDPGTTPEPRDIKQTLISQGKPTGGLPKDDRDPWGEKTKAPFDALDIAGYNYMYGRYAYDKEKFPERVIHGTETHSFHTYDYWQATMENVNVIGDFIWTAYDNLGEAGAGRAIYDLDEPIRGLIGDWPWLSCFQGDHDLSGNRRPQSYYRKIMWGLDDGIHMFTTHPDRTGKPFYGMGWHWEYVQRNWTFASEYVGKPVKVQAYADCDEVEFILNGQSVGKVKPEKLMAVMEIPYEPGILECVAWKGGQRVASDKLQTSGKAAKMVMTPDRSVIKADGMDLCFIPIQLFDEDGVPVVAESIEVSVKVEGAGVLQGLGSGNPKTEENYGTGKRYTFEGQVLACVRAGRTPGQIRVEATAEGLPPAVVEIRCE; translated from the coding sequence GTGAGAGAGATTCCTTTTAACTTCGACTGGGAGTTTTCTGATCACACAACTCGCTGGTTCGCCTTTGGCTGGCAAACACAGAAGGTCGACCTACCCCACGACTATATCATCAACAAGCCCCGCACACCCGATAGTCCCGGTGGGGCCTCTAATGGATTCTTCCCAGAGGGACAGGGCAGTTACACCAAACACTTCGACATGCCCCAGGAATGGGTGGGCAAGACGGTACTTTTGGCCATCGATGGCGCTTATATGAATTCTGAGGTCTTCCTAAACGGGGATAAACTCTTTCATCATCCCTACGGCTACACCGCCTACCAGGTTGATCTCACGGAAAAATTGCGTACAGACATTACCAACACGTTATTCATTACTACCCAATCCCTGCAACCATCGACCCGCTGGTATTCTGGAGGCGGCCTGTACCGTGAGGTTAACATCTGGCTGGGAGGAAAGCAATATATCCATCCCTGGGATGTATTTGTCACCACTTCGGAGGTAAGCGCCGAAAGGGCGGTAGTCAATGCTGCTGTTGAAATCACCAACACCCTCGAGGAAGAATACGAAGGTGAAGTTGATATCTCAATCATTGGCGAGGACGGCAGTGCTGTGTCAGAAGGGCACGAGAGAGTGACCCTGAGGTCCAAGGACAAGACACCCATCAGTATCGATTTGACTGTGCCCTCACCCCTCTTGTGGGATGTTGACGAGCCCCATCTCTACACCCTCCGGGTGGTATTGAGGGTAGAGGGCGAGGAAGCCGATGTCAGCGAGACTACCTTCGGAATTCGAACCATTGAGATCGATGCCAAAAATGGTTTCCGGCTCAACGGTCGTAAACTCAAGCTCCGGGGCGGCTGTATCCACCATGACAACACCCTCCTAGGGGCCTGTGCCTTCCCCCGGGCTGAGGAAAGAAAGGTACAGATTCTCAAAGATGCTGGGTATAACGCCCTTCGCACCGCCCATAATCCTCCCTCCCGGGCCTTATTGGATGCCTGTGACCGCATCGGGATATTGGTAATCGATGAAACCTTTGACCAGTGGCGAATCCAGAAGAACCCCTTGGATTACCACCTCTACTTTGAAAAGTGGTGGCAGCACGATACCCGGGCCATGGTGCTGCGGGACCGCAATCATCCCTGTATCTACTGCTGGTCCATCGGCAATGAGATTCCAGAACTCTTTGGGGTATCCGACGGCGCCTACTGGACCAAGGTACAGGCAGACTATGTGCGCTCCCTGGATCCCACCAGGCCCGTCACCGCGGCGGCCCATGGGTTTTATCCTCCCGATCCCGGCACCACCCCTGAGCCCCGGGATATCAAGCAGACCCTAATCTCCCAGGGCAAACCCACCGGGGGACTCCCAAAGGACGACAGGGATCCTTGGGGCGAGAAGACCAAGGCTCCCTTCGATGCCTTGGATATAGCTGGCTACAACTATATGTATGGGCGATATGCCTACGACAAGGAAAAGTTCCCCGAGCGGGTGATTCACGGCACCGAGACCCACTCCTTCCACACCTACGACTACTGGCAGGCGACAATGGAAAACGTTAACGTCATCGGTGACTTCATCTGGACGGCCTACGACAACCTCGGTGAGGCCGGAGCCGGCCGGGCAATTTACGATCTCGATGAACCGATACGGGGTCTCATTGGTGATTGGCCCTGGCTCAGCTGCTTCCAGGGAGATCATGACCTCAGCGGTAACCGTCGACCCCAATCCTATTACCGGAAGATCATGTGGGGCCTGGACGATGGTATTCATATGTTCACCACCCACCCAGACAGGACCGGAAAACCCTTCTACGGAATGGGATGGCATTGGGAGTATGTCCAGCGGAATTGGACCTTTGCCTCGGAATATGTCGGCAAACCCGTCAAGGTACAGGCCTATGCCGATTGCGATGAAGTTGAGTTTATCCTCAACGGCCAAAGCGTAGGCAAAGTGAAGCCTGAAAAACTAATGGCAGTAATGGAGATACCCTACGAACCCGGCATATTAGAGTGTGTTGCCTGGAAGGGCGGCCAGAGGGTTGCCTCTGACAAGCTGCAGACTTCCGGCAAAGCCGCCAAGATGGTAATGACTCCCGACCGCAGCGTAATTAAGGCCGATGGAATGGACCTGTGCTTCATCCCGATTCAGCTCTTTGACGAGGATGGAGTTCCGGTAGTAGCCGAGTCGATTGAGGTCTCCGTTAAGGTTGAGGGGGCAGGCGTACTTCAGGGGTTGGGATCGGGTAATCCCAAGACAGAGGAAAACTACGGTACCGGCAAGCGCTATACCTTTGAAGGGCAGGTTCTGGCTTGCGTGCGTGCTGGAAGAACCCCGGGCCAAATTCGGGTGGAAGCCACCGCGGAAGGGCTGCCCCCGGCAGTAGTAGAGATCCGCTGCGAGTAG
- a CDS encoding DUF4411 family protein: MRYRIVGRLRHFRDSAKNEFASGADPWLVAYACAYNCSVVTQEVYKPETQRTVPIPNVCIEFNVGLIPLIC; this comes from the coding sequence ATAAGATATCGGATAGTAGGACGTTTACGGCATTTTAGAGACAGCGCCAAGAACGAATTTGCGTCTGGTGCGGATCCGTGGCTTGTTGCCTATGCCTGCGCATACAATTGTTCTGTGGTTACGCAGGAGGTGTACAAGCCCGAAACCCAGAGGACAGTTCCCATCCCCAACGTATGTATTGAGTTTAATGTAGGTTTGATACCTTTGATATGCTGA
- a CDS encoding MBL fold metallo-hydrolase: MKIHFLGTCSGTEPYPGRHHSSFVIEYDQRLYWFDAGEGCGHTAHVMGLDTLSTEAMFISHPHIDHTGGLPHLVWMLKKLESRTEEPISNQIDVFLPHMKIWQGVESLLFLARTYYGSGITYAPQRIEEGQIYNKNGLSVTTVHNNHIGERDEVGKWMSFSFRIATDTKSIVFSGDFRDMTELEELLSPDGTDLLLVETGHHRVEDICSYVVNSDKPIKRVGFIHHGVAILKDYDGELSKAKTFLGDRVFFANDAMTITL, encoded by the coding sequence GTGAAAATACACTTCTTGGGAACCTGCAGTGGCACGGAACCCTATCCCGGTCGGCATCATTCCTCTTTTGTTATCGAATATGATCAGCGGCTGTATTGGTTTGATGCCGGTGAGGGTTGCGGCCACACCGCTCATGTTATGGGCTTGGACACTTTATCGACCGAGGCGATGTTTATTTCCCATCCCCATATCGATCATACCGGAGGCTTACCCCATCTGGTCTGGATGCTGAAAAAGCTGGAGAGTCGGACCGAAGAGCCGATTAGCAATCAGATTGACGTGTTTCTGCCCCATATGAAGATATGGCAGGGTGTGGAGAGCTTGCTCTTCTTGGCGAGAACCTACTATGGGAGCGGCATTACCTATGCCCCCCAGAGGATTGAGGAAGGGCAGATATACAACAAGAATGGGCTTTCCGTTACGACGGTTCATAACAACCATATTGGTGAACGAGATGAGGTTGGAAAGTGGATGTCCTTTTCCTTCCGTATCGCAACAGATACTAAATCCATAGTCTTTTCCGGCGATTTTAGGGACATGACGGAACTAGAGGAACTGTTGTCACCGGACGGCACCGATCTCCTCCTAGTAGAGACCGGGCATCATCGAGTGGAGGATATCTGTTCCTACGTAGTTAACTCAGACAAACCGATCAAAAGGGTCGGATTCATCCATCACGGAGTGGCAATTCTAAAGGATTACGATGGCGAGCTATCCAAGGCGAAGACATTCCTAGGCGACCGGGTGTTTTTCGCCAATGATGCCATGACGATTACTCTGTAG